A genomic window from Salvia hispanica cultivar TCC Black 2014 chromosome 5, UniMelb_Shisp_WGS_1.0, whole genome shotgun sequence includes:
- the LOC125190713 gene encoding patatin-like protein 2: MRPYECCYTRGMAPDPKKGSLVTILSIDGGGIRGIIPATILQFLESKLQELDGADARVADYFDIVAGTSTGGLLATMITAPDHNKRPLYAAKDIIDFYLNECPSFFPGCDRHNVLKTLKNLFGPKYNGRCLRTLLKEQLGDITIKETLTNLVILAFDIKRLQPVIFTTKDAKEKSYRDAKLCDICIGTSAAPTFLPAHYFETVDEAGNTTTYDLIDGGVAANNPTLIAISQISNGILAGDSDYTEMSALDGSKVLVLSLGTGIPKQAEKYSAEEAAGWGLLGWVYKWGNTPLMDVFGDASSDMVDIHVSTLFQSLHTKKNYLRIQDDTLSGDQTSLDIATSRNLRELVDVAKRRLKMPMSRVDLETGQFEEVEGEGTNEEALIRFAKQLSAERKLRERGETHTTLVIH, encoded by the exons ATGAGGCCTTATGAGTGTTGTTACACAAGAGGTATGGCTCCTGATCCCAAAAAGGGAAGCCTTGTAACCATCCTCAGCATCGACGGCGGCGGCATCCGAGGCATCATCCCTGCTACcattcttcaatttcttgaaTCCAAGCTCCAG GAGCTAGATGGTGCAGATGCAAGAGTTGCAGATTACTTCGACATAGTAGCCGGAACCAGCACTGGCGGCTTGCTAGCCACCATGATCACCGCCCCCGACCACAATAAACGCCCCTTGTATGCCGCAAAGGACATAATCGACTTCTATCTCAACGAATGCCCCTCCTTCTTCCCTGGTTGCGA CCGGCATAATGTGCTCAAGACTCTGAAGAATTTATTTGGACCAAAGTATAATGGGAGGTGTTTGAGGACATTGTTGAAGGAGCAATTAGGAGACATCACAATCAAGGAGACATTAACAAATCTGGTGATTCTTGCTTTCGATATCAAGCGGCTGCAGCCAGTTATCTTCACCACTAAAGAT GCCAAGGAGAAGTCCTACAGAGATGCCAAACTGTGTGACATCTGCATAGGCACCTCCGCAGCTCCCACCTTTCTACCCGCACACTATTTCGAAACGGTCGATGAAGCCGGCAACACCACCACCTATGATCTAATAGACGGCGGCGTTGCAGCCAACAATCCT ACGCTGATAGCAATATCCCAGATATCGAATGGGATATTGGCGGGAGATTCGGATTACACGGAGATGTCAGCGTTGGACGGGAGCAAGGTGCTGGTGCTGTCGCTGGGGACGGGGATACCGAAGCAGGCGGAGAAGTACAGCGCGGAGGAGGCAGCGGGGTGGGGGCTGCTGGGATGGGTGTACAAGTGGGGGAACACGCCACTGATGGATGTTTTCGGAGACGCGAGCTCGGACATGGTGGACATCCATGTCTCCACGCTCTTCCAGTCGCTTCACACCAAGAAGAATTACCTCCGAATCCAGGACGACACGCTCTCCGGCGACCAGACTTCTCTGGACATCGCGACCTCGCGCAATCTGCGGGAGCTCGTCGACGTGGCGAAACGGCGCCTCAAGATGCCCATGTCGCGAGTGGACCTCGAGACAGGGCAGTTTGAGGAGGTGGAAGGAGAGGGCACCAATGAAGAGGCTTTGATTCGATTTGCGAAACAGCTTTCGGCTGAGAGAAagctgagagagagaggcgaaACTCATACAACACTTGTTATCCATTGA
- the LOC125188377 gene encoding protein DA1-related 1-like: protein MGWLTKILKGSSHKISEEHFHCDHNDDEVNWEAARVSRGSSDFDREEIDRAIALSIAEDDEKGKKVIDTDSQLEEDEQLAKALQESFNIESPPPQLEHGSLFAPFQFLDPSRYRICAGCKSQIGQGRYLSCMGAVWHPGCFRCRACDQPISEIEFSMMDDHPYHKSCYMELHHPKCDVCKNFIPANAGGLIEYRAHPFWPQKYCPSHERDGTPRCCSCEKMEPVDSRYLHLEDGRKLCLECLDSSIMDTHECQPLYLEIQDFYEGLNMKVEQQIPLLLVERQALNEAIEEEKKGHHRVSETRGLCLSEEQIITMVSRRPRIGGYRILDLFTEQYRLVRQSEVTAILVLYGLPRLLTGSILAHEMMHAWLRLKGYPTLDPKVEEGICQVLAHMWLDSEIAGASASAAATSSSSSSNSSQPSSKKGQRSQFERKLGEFFKHQIETSSSPVYGDGFREGIEAVEKYDLKRTLDHIRLTGCFP, encoded by the exons ATGGGGTGGCTGACCAAGATTTTAAAAGGCTCCAGTCACAAAATCTCAGAAGAGCATTTTCATTGTGATCACAATGATGATGAGGTAAATTGGGAAGCAGCTCGTGTTTCGCGG GGCTCATCAGATTTTGAcagagaagaaattgacagAGCAATCGCGCTTTCCATTGCTGAGGACGATGAGAAAGGAAAGAAAGTTATAG ATACCGATTCTCAGTTAGAAGAAGACGAACAGCTTGCTAAGGCGCTTCAAGAAAGTTTCAATATCGAGTCTCCACCTCCTCAGCTCGAACATGGAAGTCTTTTTGCGCCCTTTCAATTCCTCGATCCTTCAAGATATAG AATATGTGCTGGTTGTAAAAGCCAAATTGGACAAGGGAGATACTTGAGCTGCATGGGAGCTGTTTGGCATCCAGGATGTTTCCGTTGTCGTGCTTGTGATCAGCCAATATCTGAAATAGAG TTCTCTATGATGGATGACCACCCGTACCATAAATCGTGCTACATGGAGCTGCATCATCCCAAATGTGATGTCTGCAAGAATTTT ATCCCAGCAAATGCTGGTGGCCTTATTGAGTACAGAGCACATCCATTCTGGCCTCAGAAGTACTGCCCTTCACACGAGCGTGATGGAACGCCGCGATGCTGCAGCTGCGAGAAAATGGAG CCGGTAGATTCTAGGTATTTGCATCTCGAGGATGGAAGAAAGCTCTGCCTAGAGTGTTTGGACTCGTCGATAATGGACACTCACGAGTGCCAGCCTCTTTACCTTGAGATACAAGATTTCTACGAAGGTCTAAACATGAAGGTGGAGCAGCAGATTCCTTTGCTCTTAGTTGAAAGACAAGCACTAAACGAAGCCAtcgaagaagagaaaaag GGTCATCACCGTGTGTCTGAGACTCGAGGACTTTGCCTGTCTGAAGAGCAGATCATTACCATG GTGTCGAGGAGGCCAAGAATTGGAGGCTACCGGATACTAGACTTGTTTACTGAGCAATATAGGCTAGTCCGCCAGAGTGAAGTAACAGCAATTCTTGTTTTGTATGGCCTTCCAAG GTTGTTGACCGGATCCATCCTCGCCCACGAGATGATGCATGCTTGGTTGCGCCTCAAAG GTTATCCAACTTTGGATCCAAAGGTGGAAGAAGGTATTTGCCAAGTGCTAGCTCACATGTGGTTGGATTCTGAGATTGCGGGTGCTTCAGCTTCGGCTGCAGCGACATCTTCATCGTCCTCGTCTAACTCGAGCCAGCCATCATCGAAGAAGGGGCAGCGGTCCCAGTTCGAGAGAAAACTGGGTGAATTTTTCAAGCACCAGATCGAAACAAGCTCGTCTCCGGTATATGGAGATGGTTTTAGAGAGGGAATTGAGGCAGTGGAAAAGTATGACCTAAAGAGGACTCTTGATCACATTCGCTTAACCGGTTGTTTTCCATGA
- the LOC125188963 gene encoding BTB/POZ domain-containing protein At3g50780-like isoform X2 has protein sequence MAPRANVVCDVQTTHASDALAANASLASEKAPRSRPENAPRKVTIEFGEPGTSDLKVILLGRQGVAVKLSVHRSVLVEHSRFFASRISGQQLVFPCLEIDNCDDAEIYVETIGLMYCRDLKQRLIKQSVSRVLRILKVSEQLGYTTCIRFCLEYLEAVPWVGQEEEDKVVSLVSRLEGEGIVAKPVLKRVSPEISTPPNDTLSHILELVLKSREDKGRREMKSVVLKLLKENNSLASSSAGPSDLCNDTLYSSCRSSLDSLLAVFKQAAEPDFLDWGVDKREPVVRSISLEADNMLWLLDILADRQAADEFAITWANQQELASLHTRLPTVCRHHVSMISARLFVGIGRGELLPSKETRHLLLKTWLQPLINDYSWLQHGCRSFDRKVVEEGVGRTILTLPLEDQQSILLCWLGSFLKGGDSCPNLQRAFEVWWRRTFIRPYGESGILGQPENLDTSYCVDGKDC, from the exons ATGGCGCCTAGAGCCAATGTTGTTTGTGATGTGCAAACAACCCATGCTTCAGATGCACTTGCTGCAAATGCTTCACTGGCAAGCGAGAAGGCGCCTCGCTCTAGGCCTGAGAATGCGCCAAGGAAAGTGACAATCGAGTTTGGTGAGCCCGGAACGAGTGATCTCAAGGTGATTTTGCTTGGGAGGCAGGGAGTAGCTGTGAAGTTGAGTGTTCACAGGAGCGTACTAGTGGAACATAGCCGTTTCTTTGCCAGTAGAATATCAGGACAGCAGCTTGTTTTCCCATGTCTTGAGATTGATAACTGTGACGATGCTGAGATATATGTGGAAACTATTGGGCTCATGTACTGCAGAGACCTCAAACAACGCTTAATCAAGCAGAGTGTTTCACGTGTTCTACGCATTCTCAAG GTCAGCGAACAGCTTGGTTACACCACGTGCATCCGTTTTTGTTTGGAGTACTTGGAAGCTGTCCCTTGGGTGGGACAAGAGGAGGAAGACAAAGTGGTTTCTTTAGTTTCGCGTCTTGAAGGTGAGGGCATCGTTGCAAAGCCAGTACTAAAGCGAGTGTCTCCCGAAATCTCAACACCACCTAATGACACCCTCTCTCACATATTGGAGCTGGTGCTTAAAAGCAGAGAAGACAAGGGTAGGCGAGAAATGAAGTCCGTTGTGCTGAAGCTCCTTAAGGAAAACAATAGTCTCGCGAGCTCCTCCGCAGGGCCGTCTGACTTGTGCAACGATACTCTTTACAGCTCGTGCAGAAGCTCCTTAGATTCCTTACTGGCTGTATTCAAACAAGCTGCAGAACCTGATTTTCTTGACTGGGGTGTGGATAAGCGGGAGCCAGTGGTGAGGTCGATCTCTCTGGAGGCAGACAATATGTTGTGGCTGCTCGATATCTTAGCTGACAGGCAAGCAGCAGATGAGTTTGCCATAACGTGGGCGAATCAGCAAGAACTGGCCTCGCTTCACACTAGACTTCCAACGGTGTGTCGCCACCACGTTAGCATGATCAGTGCAAGGCTCTTTGTTGGGATAGGGAGAGGGGAACTCCTTCCATCCAAGGAGACTCGCCATCTGCTGCTGAAAACATGGCTGCAGCCGTTGATCAATGACTACAGCTGGTTGCAGCACGGGTGCAGGTCATTCGACAGGAAAGTAGTGGAGGAAGGAGTAGGCAGGACGATCCTAACACTCCCGTTGGAGGATCAGCAGAGCATCTTGCTCTGTTGGTTGGGAAGCTTTCTCAAGGGTGGGGATAGCTGCCCGAATCTTCAACGAGCCTTTGAGGTGTGGTGGAGGAGGACGTTCATCAGACCGTACGGAGAATCAGGGATTCTCGGGCAGCCGGAGAATTTAGATACAAGTTACTGTGTTGATGGTAAAGATTGTTGA
- the LOC125186266 gene encoding hydrophobic protein RCI2A-like, whose protein sequence is MGTTTFIDIIVAILLPPLGVFLKFSCGVEFWICFLLTLFGYITGIIYAIYILTQ, encoded by the exons atgggAACAACAACTTTTATCGACATTATCGTGGCcattcttcttcctccattAGGTGTTTTCCTCAAGTTTAGCTGTG GGGTTGAGTTTTGGATTTGCTTCTTATTGACGCTTTTTGGTTACATTACTGGAATCATTTATGCTATATATATTCTCACTCAGTAG
- the LOC125189720 gene encoding uncharacterized protein LOC125189720 yields MAVEDISRAMERAMLAFGNQILAGTRAIQEQEQAEEQVPRPICHRTPVRREHRLAHQRLFEDYFADEPRWGVMVFRQRFRMWRELFLQIVHMLEARDEYFQQRQDAAHRSDLSPLTKCTVALRQLPYGTTTDMFDEYLYVGDTTGQEYLGKFCEGVIDAFSATYLRKPNAEDCQFLMRMHDRVHDFTGMLGSIVCMHWEWKNCPTAWRGQFTSGYKGTYPTMILEAIVDHRLWIWHAHLAWRGQTTTSTC; encoded by the coding sequence ATGGCCGTAGAAGATATAAGTCGGGCTATGGAACGCGCAATGCTTGCTTTCGGGAACCAGATTCTCGCAGGTACTCGTGCAATACAAGAGCAAGAGCAGGCCGAAGAGCAGGTCCCGAGGCCCATCTGCCATCGGACACCCGTCCGTCGAGAGCATCGTCTAGCTCATCAACGTTTGTTCGAGGACTACTTCGCCGATGAGCCCCGTTGGGGAGTGATGGTTTTTCGCCAACGGTTTAGGATGTGGCGAGAATTGTTTCTCCAGATTGTTCACATGTTGGAGGCGCGCGACGAGTACTTCCAGCAGCGGCAAGATGCGGCCCACAGAAGCGATCTATCCCCGCTCACGAAGTGCACGGTTGCGCTTCGTCAGTTGCCATATGGCACCACAAcggacatgttcgacgagtatcTTTACGTCGGGGATACAACTGGCCAGGAGTATTTGGGAAAATTTTGTGAGGGCGTGATTGACGCCTTCAGCGCCACATATTTGCGCAAGCCGAATGCCGAAGATTGCCAGTTCCTGATGAGGATGCACGATAGGGTGCACGACTTTACTGGAATGTTAGGGAGCATTGTTTGTATGCActgggagtggaagaattgtccgaCAGCGTGGAGAGGCCAATTCACCAGTGGGTATAAGGGTACCTACCCgacgatgatccttgaagccATCGTTGACCACCGtctttggatttggcatgctcATTTGGCGTGGCGGGGTcaaacaacgacatcaacgtgtTGA
- the LOC125188963 gene encoding BTB/POZ domain-containing protein At3g50780-like isoform X1: protein MAEIKFPRLEQGQTKIKSVPIAVTPEGFWCCPSPTVFQKTVRTQNPLNKPKPSPPNQTASSQKKQTSVNEKKASCMAPRANVVCDVQTTHASDALAANASLASEKAPRSRPENAPRKVTIEFGEPGTSDLKVILLGRQGVAVKLSVHRSVLVEHSRFFASRISGQQLVFPCLEIDNCDDAEIYVETIGLMYCRDLKQRLIKQSVSRVLRILKVSEQLGYTTCIRFCLEYLEAVPWVGQEEEDKVVSLVSRLEGEGIVAKPVLKRVSPEISTPPNDTLSHILELVLKSREDKGRREMKSVVLKLLKENNSLASSSAGPSDLCNDTLYSSCRSSLDSLLAVFKQAAEPDFLDWGVDKREPVVRSISLEADNMLWLLDILADRQAADEFAITWANQQELASLHTRLPTVCRHHVSMISARLFVGIGRGELLPSKETRHLLLKTWLQPLINDYSWLQHGCRSFDRKVVEEGVGRTILTLPLEDQQSILLCWLGSFLKGGDSCPNLQRAFEVWWRRTFIRPYGESGILGQPENLDTSYCVDGKDC from the exons ATGGCTGAAATTAAGTTTCCTAGGCTAGAGCAGGGCCAAACCAAAATCAAGAGTGTTCCAATTGCTGTAACTCCAGAGGGATTTTGGTGTTGCCCTTCACCCACTGTGTTTCAAAAGACAGTAAGGACTCAAAATCCATTAAACAAGCCCAAACCATCTCCTCCCAACCAAACAGCTTCATCTCAGAAGAAGCAAACCTCTGTCAATGAGAAGAAGGCAAGTTGTATGGCGCCTAGAGCCAATGTTGTTTGTGATGTGCAAACAACCCATGCTTCAGATGCACTTGCTGCAAATGCTTCACTGGCAAGCGAGAAGGCGCCTCGCTCTAGGCCTGAGAATGCGCCAAGGAAAGTGACAATCGAGTTTGGTGAGCCCGGAACGAGTGATCTCAAGGTGATTTTGCTTGGGAGGCAGGGAGTAGCTGTGAAGTTGAGTGTTCACAGGAGCGTACTAGTGGAACATAGCCGTTTCTTTGCCAGTAGAATATCAGGACAGCAGCTTGTTTTCCCATGTCTTGAGATTGATAACTGTGACGATGCTGAGATATATGTGGAAACTATTGGGCTCATGTACTGCAGAGACCTCAAACAACGCTTAATCAAGCAGAGTGTTTCACGTGTTCTACGCATTCTCAAG GTCAGCGAACAGCTTGGTTACACCACGTGCATCCGTTTTTGTTTGGAGTACTTGGAAGCTGTCCCTTGGGTGGGACAAGAGGAGGAAGACAAAGTGGTTTCTTTAGTTTCGCGTCTTGAAGGTGAGGGCATCGTTGCAAAGCCAGTACTAAAGCGAGTGTCTCCCGAAATCTCAACACCACCTAATGACACCCTCTCTCACATATTGGAGCTGGTGCTTAAAAGCAGAGAAGACAAGGGTAGGCGAGAAATGAAGTCCGTTGTGCTGAAGCTCCTTAAGGAAAACAATAGTCTCGCGAGCTCCTCCGCAGGGCCGTCTGACTTGTGCAACGATACTCTTTACAGCTCGTGCAGAAGCTCCTTAGATTCCTTACTGGCTGTATTCAAACAAGCTGCAGAACCTGATTTTCTTGACTGGGGTGTGGATAAGCGGGAGCCAGTGGTGAGGTCGATCTCTCTGGAGGCAGACAATATGTTGTGGCTGCTCGATATCTTAGCTGACAGGCAAGCAGCAGATGAGTTTGCCATAACGTGGGCGAATCAGCAAGAACTGGCCTCGCTTCACACTAGACTTCCAACGGTGTGTCGCCACCACGTTAGCATGATCAGTGCAAGGCTCTTTGTTGGGATAGGGAGAGGGGAACTCCTTCCATCCAAGGAGACTCGCCATCTGCTGCTGAAAACATGGCTGCAGCCGTTGATCAATGACTACAGCTGGTTGCAGCACGGGTGCAGGTCATTCGACAGGAAAGTAGTGGAGGAAGGAGTAGGCAGGACGATCCTAACACTCCCGTTGGAGGATCAGCAGAGCATCTTGCTCTGTTGGTTGGGAAGCTTTCTCAAGGGTGGGGATAGCTGCCCGAATCTTCAACGAGCCTTTGAGGTGTGGTGGAGGAGGACGTTCATCAGACCGTACGGAGAATCAGGGATTCTCGGGCAGCCGGAGAATTTAGATACAAGTTACTGTGTTGATGGTAAAGATTGTTGA
- the LOC125188376 gene encoding serine/threonine receptor-like kinase NFP, translating into MAISLDIFLIIISQILIFSAASQFVNNTAVTDFTSSSDSPSSCEEIAAATNLTSEDAPLIPNQLLLVPITCTSNGTHYFSNVTYKIKKDDNLYSVQVKAFQNLTDYHLVENTNRELNPTNLTIGEEVVFPLFCKCPGESYKGKGIQFLTAYVWQPGDDVETVSAMFQTAASDIETANNNRNFTAAVCLPVLIPEKAPVLVQPFPTSASRDKSKRQRILIASSIALALIVLTGFVAFFFISLKKKKMLDQNSPSLLETSDLFAINQASKDEKLEAKTGQDKLLPGVSGYLGKPIVYDLNVILKATMNLSERYRIGGSVYKATINDQVLAVKKTRDATEEVQILQRVNHANLVKLMGVSSDNAGNLFIAYEYVENGSLDNWLSSKASASLKSLVWSQRLVIALDVANGLHYMHEHTQPSIVHKDVRTSNILLDSNFRAKISNLSLARRATSPIMLNIDVFSFGVVLLELLSGKKVVETKDDGEVVMLWKDVKGVLDVEDQKKERLRRWMDPYLESFYPIENALSLATLARACTSENSMERPTMGEVVFNLSVLTQSSPQMSETSWVSKFETEEISPVITPVEAR; encoded by the coding sequence ATGGCAATCTCActtgatatatttttgataatcATTTCACAAATTCTCATCTTTTCTGCTGCTTCTCAGTTTGTTAACAATACTGCTGTTACTGACTTCACATCATCATCGGACTCACCATCATCGTGTGAGGAGATAGCAGCAGCCACTAATCTAACGTCGGAGGATGCTCCACTGATTCCGAATCAGCTGTTGCTGGTTCCAATCACTTGTACTTCAAACGGGACGCACTATTTTTCCAACGTTACCTACAAGATAAAGAAGGATGACAACTTATACTCCGTTCAAGTGAAGGCTTTCCAGAATCTAACCGACTATCATTTGGTTGAAAACACGAATCGGGAGTTGAATCCTACCAACTTGACGATAGGGGAGGAAGTTGTGTTTCCTTTGTTCTGCAAGTGCCCCGGAGAGTCTTACAAAGGAAAGGGAATTCAGTTCCTCACTGCTTATGTATGGCAGCCAGGCGACGATGTAGAGACTGTGAGTGCTATGTTTCAGACAGCAGCTTCAGATATTGAGACAGCAAACAACAACAGAAATTTCACTGCTGCAGTCTGTCTTCCTGTACTGATTCCAGAGAAGGCGCCGGTTCTTGTGCAACCTTTTCCCACTTCAGCTTCGCGTGATAAATCCAAACGCCAACGGATTCTAATAGCTAGTTCAATTGCTTTGGCTTTGATAGTTTTAACAGGTTTTGTAgcattcttttttatatcactcaagaaaaagaagatgtTGGATCAAAATAGTCCATCTCTGCTAGAGACGTCGGATCTTTTTGCAATTAATCAAGCCTCCAAAGACGAGAAGTTAGAAGCAAAGACGGGACAGGACAAGCTGCTCCCGGGAGTATCAGGCTATCTTGGCAAGCCGATAGTGTATGATCTAAATGTGATTCTGAAGGCAACCATGAACCTGAGTGAACGGTACAGAATTGGAGGGTCGGTCTACAAGGCCACGATAAACGACCAGGTTCTTGCTGTGAAGAAAACACGAGATGCAACGGAGGAAGTTCAAATACTACAGAGAGTGAATCATGCAAACTTGGTGAAGTTAATGGGAGTCTCCTCTGATAATGCTGGTAACTTATTCATAGCCTATGAGTACGTCGAGAATGGATCGTTGGACAACTGGCTCTCCTCGAAAGCTTCAGCTTCACTCAAATCCCTTGTTTGGAGTCAAAGACTGGTTATAGCTCTAGACGTTGCCAACGGTCTACACTACATGCACGAGCATACTCAACCGAGCATCGTCCACAAGGATGTCCGTACGAGCAACATACTCCTCGATTCCAACTTCAGAGCAAAGATATCCAATCTATCTTTAGCAAGGAGAGCTACTTCTCCCATCATGCTAAACATTGATGTGTTCTCTTTTGGAGTGGTGCTCCTGGAGCTGCTCTCGGGAAAGAAAGTCGTGGAAACGAAGGATGATGGCGAAGTCGTGATGCTGTGGAAGGACGTGAAGGGAGTGTTGGATGTTGAAGATCAAAAGAAGGAGAGGCTGAGAAGATGGATGGATCCGTACTTGGAAAGCTTCTACCCTATTGAGAACGCACTAAGCTTGGCGACACTGGCTAGAGCTTGTACATCGGAGAATTCCATGGAGAGACCGACAATGGGGGAGGTCGTCTTCAATCTTAGTGTCCTCACTCAGTCATCTCCTCAAATGAGTGAAACATCTTGGGTTTCCAAGTTTGAAACAGAGGAGATCTCCCCTGTTATCACTCCAGTCGAAGCTCGATGA
- the LOC125188826 gene encoding CDPK-related protein kinase-like, which produces MGVCTSRPKPSQELNCHSSGEIGDNYAPNQNNGEHQVPAKNSRENGRTSGSFEKKKSEEKGEAGKKSPFFPFYSPSPAHYLFSKKSPARSPAPGSGTPRRFFKRPFPPPSPAKHIKAVLARRHGSVKPNEAAIPEGKEVEGAGLDKSFGFSKNFYSKYEVGEEVGRGHFGFTCKAKFKKGELKGQEVAVKFIPKAKMTTAIAIEDVRKEVKILRALTGHNNLIQFYDAYEDHDNVYVVMELCEGGELLDKILSRGGKYTEEDAKLVMIQILNVVSFCHLQGVVHRDLKPENFLFTTKEEDSTLKAIDFGLSDFVKPDERLNDIVGSAYYVAPEVLHRAYSTEADVWSIGVIGYILLCGSRPFWARTESGIFRAVVKAEPTYEEQPWPILSSEAKDFVKRLLNKDPRKRMSAAQAMCHPWLRNTSNIKAPLDILIFKLMKSYMRSSPLRKAALRALSKTLTADELFYLREQFALLEPNKNGTICLDNIKMALKKNATDAMNESHIFDFLASLNALQYRRMDFEEFCAATLSVYQLEALDRWEQHARCAYELFDKDGNRTIMIEELASELGLSPSVPVHAVLHDWIRHTDGKLSFLGFVKLLHGVSSRALAKPH; this is translated from the exons ATGGGAGTCTGCACTTCTAGACCCAAACCCTCTCAAGAGCTCAATTGCCATTCATCAGGTGAAATTGGTGATAATTACGCCCCGAATCAGAATAACGGTGAGCACCAAGTTCCGGCGAAGAACAGCCGCGAGAATGGGAGGACTTCTGGAAGCTtcgagaagaagaagagcgaGGAAAAAGGCGAAGCAGGAAAAAAGTCTCCCTTTTTCCCCTTCTACAGCCCGAGCCCGGCTCATTACCTCTTCTCCAAGAAGTCTCCAGCGAGATCTCCGGCGCCGGGGAGCGGCACGCCGAGGAGGTTTTTCAAGAGGCCGTTTCCGCCGCCGTCTCCGGCGAAGCACATCAAGGCCGTGTTGGCGCGGCGGCACGGCTCGGTGAAGCCGAATGAGGCGGCGATACCGGAGGGGAAGGAGGTGGAAGGGGCGGGTTTGGATAAAAGCTTCGGCTTTTCGAAGAATTTCTACAGCAAATATGAGGTTGGGGAAGAAGTTGGGCGAGGGCATTTTGGGTTTACTTGTAAGGCCAAGTTCAAGAAGGGGGAGCTCAAGGGCCAGGAGGTTGCTGTTAAGTTCATACCTAAAGCCAAG ATGACTACTGCTATAGCCATTGAAGATGTGAGGAAGGAAGTGAAGATATTAAGAGCATTGACAGGTCACAACAATCTCATCCAGTTTTATGATGCTTATGAAGATCATGACAATGTTTATGTAGTCATGGA GTTATGTGAAGGAGGCGAACTTTTGGATAAAATACTTTCGAG GGGTGGCAAGTATACAGAAGAAGACGCGAAATTGGTGATGATACAAATACTGAATGTTGTTTCGTTCTGCCATCTCCAGGGTGTGGTACATCGGGATCTTAAACCTGAG AATTTCTTGTTTACAACCAAAGAAGAAGACTCAACATTGAAGGCcattgattttggattatcaGATTTTGTAAAACCAG ATGAAAGGCTTAACGATATCGTTGGCAGTGCATATTACGTAGCGCCTGAAGTTTTACATAGGGCATACAGTACTGAGGCCGATGTTTGGAGCATTGGCGTTATAGGATATATATTGTTATGTGGGAGCCGGCCATTTTGGGCTCGAACTGAATCTGGCATCTTTCGAGCCGTTGTTAAAGCTGAACCAACTTATGAGGAACAACCTTGGCCAATTTTGTCCTCTGAGGCCAAAGATTTTGTCAAGCGTTTGCTTAATAAGGATCCCAGGAAACGGATGAGTGCAGCTCAAGCCATGT GTCATCCGTGGCTCAGAAATACCAGTAACATAAAAGCGCCATTggatatattgatatttaagcTCATGAAATCGTATATGCGATCATCTCCCCTAAGAAAAGCTGCACTACGG GCTTTATCGAAAACACTGACAGCTGACGAACTCTTCTACCTGAGGGAGCAGTTTGCACTGCTCGAGCCAAACAAAAACGGCACCATATGTTTAGATAATATCAAAATG GCCTTGAAGAAAAATGCAACTGATGCCATGAACGAATCCCACATCTTCGATTTTCTTGCTTCG CTAAATGCACTTCAATATAGAAGAATGGATTTCGAAGAATTCTGTGCTGCTACTTTGAGTGTGTATCAGCTGGAAGCTCTGGACAGATGGGAGCAACACGCACGTTGTGCTTACGAGCTCTTCGACAAAGATGGCAACAGGACTATCATGATCGAGGAACTAGCTTCG GAACTCGGGCTTAGCCCTTCGGTCCCTGTTCATGCTGTTCTTCACGACTGGATCAGACACACCGATGGGAAGCTCAGTTTCCTCGGATTCGTGAAGCTGTTGCACGGCGTGTCCAGCCGGGCTCTGGCGAAACCTCATTAG